The genomic window TCATATTCATATATATCTTAAATTCTTACTAGAATACTGCCATTATGACCGTTTACTAAGATAAATGTCCATAAAGTAAACTGGATACAAAGATAAATCAATATTTCCATTTGTGCAATTTATTTTTATAAAACTAAATTGATACATATGTGTCACACCGATACATATGTGATGGGTAGAACTGTAAACCGTGTTCAAGAAGGAGGTATAGAGTATTTAGAAAAACTTTAGAAAAATAGCATATATATCTGATCTATATGTAAATATAATAATACATATAATGTATAGTTAGGGGGTTTTTATACGTTTGTAGACGAAAAAACATGTTTAGTTAATGTAAACAATCAATATTTCTATATAAAAAACTGGTTATTTATAATTTATAGCAAATCTTACGTGGATAAAGAAATATATAGTAATCCATGATTTATATTAGTAATGTAAACATGATACATTTGTAACGTCTATATAATGATTACAAAAACCACCAACATTTGTAATCTACTCAAATACTTTTATTGTATATATGATTGTAAACATCCATTCCTCGGTTATATTTGTATACAATATAATTTTACTCTATTTATTTTACTGCCAACTTGTCTATTTTTCCTTTAACGGATAATGAAGGCAATCTATGGCTATACCGATTATAGCTTTAAGTATGGATTTCTTGGAATTTTTGAGGAAGAAGTACGTGATTGAATAAATTTTAAAATCTCAGAGAGATAAAATATGCGTAATTAATTGATAAATAAACAAAAAGGCCTCTTTTTCCAGTTTGACTTTTTCATCATTCTAGGAAAAAAGGCCCTTTTGCCTGCACTAAGTCTATGATTTCTGTTTAATGTAAAATTTTGTAAAGTAATTCTTTTAGTAAATCTGCATCTGTCGCTGAAGAGTTTTCCACTCCCTTAGATCTTGCGTCAGTCGTTCGGATATCGCTGATCAAATTAAAAACTTTCATCGCTGGATAATTTTTCATCCCCAAAAGATAGTCCTTTACTTGATAAGTTCCCCGTAAACCAAGTGCGGTCATCAATCCTGATTCCGATCGATCCTTTGAATAATAACAAATCAGCAAGTTTGAAAAATAGTTAAATAATACAGGAAGTGTCATCTGTATCGGATTACTTTTAGGGTTTTTCTCAAAATACTGAGCGATCCGGTTAGCCTTTAATATATCCTTCATGGCAAGTGCCTTTATCAGCTCAAAGTTATTGTATTCTTTACTAATCCCTATATTTTGCTCGATCAATTCCGGTGTGATGCGTTTTGAGGCCTTTTCAGCCAAGATAATTGCCAGCTTATCTAATTCCTTATTGAGACGGTTTAAATCGTTTCCAAGGAAATCTGAGAGCATTTGAGCGGCTTTTGGATCGATACCGATAGAACGCTGTTGCATCAAAGAGGTGATAAAACTCGGCATTTTATAATCCGGGATCTTTTTTGACTCATATAAAATACCGTTTTTATCGGTTGCGGCCGCTAACGCACGACGGCGATCTAAAGTCTTATATTTGTAATTTATGACCAAAATAGTTGATGACAAAGGATTCTTCACATAACTGCTCAGCAACTCTATATCTCTCACTAATTGAGCCTCTCGAACAACGATCAATTGATATTCGGACATCATCGGAAAACGACGTGCCGCATTGATAATAGAAATAGCATCTGTATCTGCGCCGTATAGAATAATCTGATTGAAATCTCTCTCAGATTCCTCTAATACGCTTTTTAATAACAAATCTGTTATTTGATCGATGAAGAAAGGCTCTTCGCCCATTAACACATAAACAGGCTGAAACTTCCTTGCTGTTATATCCCTACAAATCTCCTCGAAAGTAATTTCTTTTTTTGCCATAAATTATGAGGTTTCGCTATTACCAACTAAAACGGATATGACGGATGGTTTTCTTACCATCCAAAATCTGTTGAAGAGCTTCAACTCCCAACATTACCTGTTCTCCTACAAATTGTTGAGTTACCTTCCGGTCACTCGCTTCTGTTTTTACACCATCTTCTTCCATCGGTTTATCCGATATCATCAACAATGCACCCGTAGGTATTTGGTTAGCGAAACCGGCAGTAAGCAAGGTTGCGGTTTCCATATCGATACCAGTGGCATGCGTACTACGAAGATATTCCTTGAAAGCATTATCGTATTCCCAAACCCTGCGATTTGTCGTGTAAATCGTACCTGTCCAATAATCTTTTCCATGATCACGTATGG from Parabacteroides distasonis ATCC 8503 includes these protein-coding regions:
- the holA gene encoding DNA polymerase III subunit delta, with the protein product MAKKEITFEEICRDITARKFQPVYVLMGEEPFFIDQITDLLLKSVLEESERDFNQIILYGADTDAISIINAARRFPMMSEYQLIVVREAQLVRDIELLSSYVKNPLSSTILVINYKYKTLDRRRALAAATDKNGILYESKKIPDYKMPSFITSLMQQRSIGIDPKAAQMLSDFLGNDLNRLNKELDKLAIILAEKASKRITPELIEQNIGISKEYNNFELIKALAMKDILKANRIAQYFEKNPKSNPIQMTLPVLFNYFSNLLICYYSKDRSESGLMTALGLRGTYQVKDYLLGMKNYPAMKVFNLISDIRTTDARSKGVENSSATDADLLKELLYKILH